A portion of the Pseudomonas sp. GR 6-02 genome contains these proteins:
- a CDS encoding ShlB/FhaC/HecB family hemolysin secretion/activation protein, whose amino-acid sequence MYPPALVARLCLALLCLSPLNLAHAAPTPGETDLIRERQDRLLDEQRRRLEELKELPGKAAQPAPATAPADARCFPIKDIELKGADSLSDGEKNRLLKPYIGQCLGVTQLNELLKVITDHYIEKGLVTSRAYLPQQDLSGGHLKVLVVEGRLEGLKGAEGSQLSERELGMAFPGQSGELVNLREIEQMVDQLNRLPSNQAQMELSPGKNVGGSEVLVKNTPQKPWRVGLSRSNDGQRSTGEQQWGTTFDWDSPLGLADQLMLRGGHDAVSDHLHTSNNALLNYSVPWGWWNFSYTYSQSEYRSQAQANGFNFKQTGDSENHQLRAERVIHRDALSKTSLSTGLSYLRTNNFIEDSKLKLSSNRISEAQFGINHGRRVGSAFVNLDLGMQQGIGAFDAQGNGDPGPGEPNARYRKYTATASYLQPFKLWGESFSFSSLMTGQRSEDVLFSPQRTSLGGLSSIRGYKDQSLSGDSGGYWRNELRWSHPITLEWLRPVFAEYGTSLGYDQGVIRGDRYNGDQHGRLSSDSVELFARGQHVAASVTFAHSLERPDVLTEREAPIYFRVDFFL is encoded by the coding sequence ATGTATCCACCCGCCCTCGTGGCGAGGTTGTGCCTGGCTTTGCTGTGCCTTTCTCCGCTGAATCTTGCTCACGCCGCCCCCACCCCCGGTGAAACCGATCTGATCCGCGAACGTCAGGACCGCTTGCTCGACGAGCAGCGTCGGCGTCTCGAGGAGCTCAAGGAATTGCCCGGCAAGGCAGCCCAACCCGCGCCTGCGACGGCCCCGGCCGACGCCCGTTGTTTTCCCATCAAGGACATCGAACTCAAAGGCGCCGACAGTCTTTCGGACGGCGAGAAAAATCGCCTGCTCAAGCCTTACATCGGCCAGTGCCTGGGCGTTACACAGCTCAACGAGTTGCTGAAAGTCATCACCGATCACTACATCGAAAAAGGCCTGGTCACCAGCCGTGCCTACTTGCCGCAGCAGGACTTGTCCGGCGGGCATTTGAAGGTGCTGGTGGTCGAGGGCCGGCTCGAAGGGTTGAAGGGCGCGGAGGGCAGCCAGCTGTCGGAGCGCGAACTGGGGATGGCTTTCCCCGGCCAGAGCGGTGAGCTGGTCAATCTGCGGGAAATCGAGCAGATGGTGGATCAGCTCAACCGCTTGCCGTCGAATCAGGCGCAGATGGAGTTGTCCCCGGGCAAGAACGTCGGTGGCAGCGAGGTGCTGGTCAAGAACACCCCGCAGAAGCCGTGGCGTGTTGGGTTGTCGCGCAGTAACGACGGCCAGCGCAGCACCGGCGAGCAGCAGTGGGGCACGACGTTTGACTGGGACAGCCCGCTGGGCCTGGCCGATCAGTTGATGCTGCGCGGCGGTCATGATGCGGTGAGCGATCACCTGCACACCTCCAACAACGCGCTGCTCAATTACAGCGTGCCGTGGGGCTGGTGGAACTTCAGTTACACCTACAGCCAGAGCGAGTACCGCTCGCAAGCCCAGGCCAACGGTTTCAATTTCAAGCAGACCGGCGACAGCGAAAACCATCAGTTGCGCGCCGAGCGGGTGATCCATCGCGACGCCCTGAGCAAGACCTCCCTCAGCACCGGCCTGTCGTACCTGCGCACCAACAACTTCATCGAAGACAGCAAGCTCAAGCTGAGCAGCAACCGCATCAGCGAAGCGCAGTTCGGCATCAACCACGGTCGGCGGGTCGGCAGTGCCTTCGTCAACCTCGACCTGGGCATGCAACAAGGCATCGGCGCGTTCGACGCCCAGGGTAACGGCGATCCGGGCCCCGGCGAGCCGAACGCGCGTTACCGCAAATACACCGCCACCGCGAGTTATCTGCAGCCGTTCAAGCTGTGGGGCGAGTCCTTCAGTTTCAGCAGCCTGATGACCGGCCAGCGCAGTGAAGACGTGCTGTTCAGCCCGCAGCGCACCAGCCTCGGAGGGCTGTCTTCGATCCGTGGTTACAAGGACCAGTCGTTGTCCGGTGACAGCGGCGGCTACTGGCGCAACGAACTGCGCTGGAGCCATCCGATCACTTTGGAATGGCTGCGCCCGGTGTTCGCCGAGTACGGCACCAGCCTCGGTTACGACCAGGGTGTGATCCGTGGCGACCGCTATAACGGCGATCAGCACGGGCGCCTGTCCAGCGATTCCGTGGAGTTGTTCGCCCGAGGTCAGCATGTGGCCGCCAGCGTGACTTTTGCCCATTCCCTGGAACGCCCTGACGTGCTGACCGAGCGCGAAGCGCCGATCTACTTCCGCGTGGATTTCTTCCTCTAA
- a CDS encoding DEAD/DEAH box helicase produces MFSQFALHERLLKAVAELKFVEPTPVQAAAIPLALQGRDLRVTAQTGSGKTAAFVLPILNRLIGPAKVRVSIKTLILLPTRELAQQTIKEVERFAQFTFIKSGLITGGEDFKVQAAMLRKVPDILIGTPGRMIEQLNAGNLDLKEVEVLVLDEADRMLDMGFAEDVQRLVDECTNRQQTMLFSATTGGSGLREMIAKVLNNPEHLQLNAVSQLNDTTRQQIITADHNQHKEQIVNWLLANETYQKAIVFTNTRAMADRIYGRLVAQEYKAFVLHGEKDQKDRKLAIDRLKQGGVKILVATDVAARGLDVDGLDLVINFDMPRSGDEYVHRIGRTGRAGNDGLAISLICHGDWNLMSSIERYLKQSFERRTIKEVKGTYGGPKKVKASGKAVGVKKKKVDAKGDKKKTGAKAPTKRKIANRPKTDALSLVSKDGMAPLKRRKPEAPAAE; encoded by the coding sequence GTGTTTTCCCAATTCGCCCTGCACGAACGTCTGCTCAAAGCCGTGGCCGAGCTTAAATTTGTCGAGCCAACGCCTGTGCAAGCAGCGGCTATTCCGCTGGCGCTCCAAGGGCGTGATCTGCGGGTGACAGCGCAAACCGGCAGCGGCAAAACCGCAGCCTTCGTTTTGCCGATCCTCAACCGCTTGATCGGCCCGGCCAAAGTCCGCGTCAGCATCAAGACCCTGATCCTGCTGCCGACCCGCGAGCTGGCCCAGCAGACCATCAAGGAAGTCGAGCGCTTCGCGCAGTTCACTTTCATCAAGTCCGGTTTGATCACCGGCGGTGAAGACTTCAAGGTCCAGGCCGCCATGCTGCGCAAGGTGCCGGACATCCTGATCGGTACACCGGGCCGGATGATCGAGCAACTGAACGCCGGCAACCTTGACCTCAAGGAAGTCGAAGTGCTGGTGCTCGACGAAGCCGACCGCATGCTCGACATGGGTTTTGCCGAAGACGTGCAGCGTCTGGTGGACGAGTGCACCAACCGCCAGCAGACCATGCTGTTCTCCGCCACCACCGGCGGTTCGGGCCTGCGCGAGATGATCGCCAAGGTCCTGAACAACCCTGAGCACTTGCAGCTCAACGCGGTCAGCCAACTGAACGACACCACGCGTCAGCAAATCATTACCGCTGACCACAACCAGCACAAAGAACAGATCGTGAACTGGCTGCTGGCCAACGAGACCTACCAGAAGGCCATCGTGTTCACCAACACCCGGGCCATGGCCGACCGTATCTACGGCCGCCTGGTGGCACAGGAATACAAAGCGTTCGTCCTGCACGGCGAGAAAGACCAGAAAGACCGCAAACTGGCCATCGACCGCCTGAAGCAGGGCGGGGTGAAAATCCTCGTCGCCACCGACGTCGCTGCCCGTGGCCTGGACGTGGACGGCCTGGACCTGGTGATCAACTTCGACATGCCGCGCAGCGGCGACGAATACGTTCACCGCATCGGTCGCACCGGCCGCGCCGGCAACGATGGCCTGGCCATCTCGCTGATCTGCCACGGCGACTGGAACCTGATGTCGAGCATCGAACGCTACCTCAAGCAGAGCTTCGAGCGCCGCACCATCAAGGAAGTCAAAGGCACCTACGGCGGACCGAAAAAGGTCAAGGCCTCGGGCAAAGCCGTTGGCGTGAAGAAGAAAAAGGTCGACGCCAAGGGCGACAAGAAGAAAACCGGCGCCAAGGCCCCGACCAAGCGCAAAATCGCCAACCGCCCGAAGACCGACGCCCTGTCGCTGGTCAGCAAGGACGGCATGGCGCCATTGAAACGCCGTAAGCCGGAAGCGCCGGCGGCTGAATAA
- a CDS encoding mechanosensitive ion channel family protein translates to MDIKQLWLNAQDLWGALDQHPLLHSTLALMLLLVVALVLGRVARYLILHATKMLGRQPALHWVNDFRHNKVFHRLAQMTPSLVIQFGLHLVPELGKTSMNFLGNVALAFTILFLVLSISALLNALLDIYARTEHARTRSIKGYVQLAKMVLFVFGAIIIVATLIDRSPLLLLSGLGAMSAVILLVYKDTLLSFVASVQLTSNDMLRVGDWIEMPQVGADGDVVDITLHTVKVQNFDKTIVSIPTWRLMSESFKNWRGMQQSGGRRIKRSLFIDASGVRFIRDDEEQKLSQVHLLTDYMSRKTAELKAWNEAQGNVAAMAANRRRMTNIGTFRAYALAYLKSHPEVQQNMTCMVRQMQTTAQGIPLEIYCFTRTTAWADYERIQGDIFDYLLAVLPEFGLSLYQQPSGGDLRAGLLPAMLGASHIPEPEKHIM, encoded by the coding sequence ATGGATATCAAACAGCTCTGGCTCAACGCCCAAGACCTCTGGGGTGCCCTTGATCAGCACCCGCTCCTGCATTCCACACTCGCGCTGATGTTGCTGCTGGTGGTGGCGCTGGTGCTCGGACGAGTGGCGCGTTACCTCATTCTTCATGCCACCAAAATGCTCGGCCGCCAGCCGGCGTTGCACTGGGTCAACGATTTTCGCCACAACAAAGTGTTTCATCGCCTGGCGCAAATGACGCCATCGCTGGTGATCCAGTTCGGCCTGCACCTGGTGCCGGAGTTGGGCAAGACCAGCATGAACTTCCTCGGCAACGTGGCGCTGGCGTTCACCATCCTGTTCCTGGTGCTGTCCATCAGCGCGTTGCTCAATGCCCTGCTGGACATCTATGCCCGCACCGAACACGCCCGCACCCGCTCGATCAAAGGCTATGTGCAACTGGCGAAAATGGTGTTGTTCGTGTTTGGCGCGATCATCATCGTCGCCACGTTGATCGACCGTTCGCCACTGTTGCTGCTGTCGGGTCTGGGCGCCATGTCGGCGGTGATTCTGTTGGTCTACAAGGACACCCTGTTGTCATTCGTCGCCAGCGTGCAACTGACCAGCAACGACATGCTGCGGGTCGGCGACTGGATCGAGATGCCGCAAGTCGGTGCCGACGGTGACGTGGTGGACATCACTTTGCACACGGTCAAGGTGCAGAATTTCGACAAGACGATTGTGTCGATCCCGACCTGGCGCCTGATGTCCGAGTCGTTCAAGAACTGGCGCGGCATGCAGCAGTCCGGCGGGCGCCGGATCAAGCGCAGCCTGTTCATCGACGCCAGCGGCGTACGGTTCATTCGCGATGATGAAGAGCAGAAACTGTCCCAGGTGCATTTGCTGACCGACTACATGAGCCGCAAGACAGCCGAGCTCAAGGCCTGGAACGAAGCCCAGGGCAACGTCGCGGCGATGGCGGCCAACCGTCGGCGGATGACCAACATCGGCACCTTCCGCGCCTATGCGCTGGCGTATCTGAAAAGTCACCCGGAGGTTCAGCAGAACATGACCTGCATGGTGCGGCAGATGCAGACGACGGCGCAGGGGATTCCGCTGGAAATCTATTGTTTCACCCGCACCACGGCGTGGGCGGATTACGAGCGGATTCAGGGGGATATTTTCGATTATCTGCTGGCGGTACTGCCGGAGTTCGGATTGAGTCTTTATCAGCAGCCGAGTGGCGGGGACTTAAGGGCCGGATTGCTTCCGGCCATGTTAGGCGCGAGCCACATTCCGGAGCCGGAAAAACACATCATGTAA
- a CDS encoding hydrolase: MSNRELLNPTNSALILIDHQPQMAFGVQSIDRQTLKNNTVGLAKAAKIFNVPTIYTSVETESFSGFIWPELLAVHPEQKPIERTSMNSWEDKALVDAVKATGRKKLIIAALWTEVCLTFPALEALAEGYEVYIVTDASGGTTKEAHDMSVQRMIQAGAVPVTWQQVLLEYQRDWAHKDTYEAVMELVLEHSGAYGMGVDYAYTMVHKAPQRQVK, translated from the coding sequence ATGTCTAACCGTGAATTGCTCAACCCAACCAACTCCGCCCTGATCCTGATCGACCACCAGCCGCAAATGGCGTTCGGCGTGCAGTCGATCGACCGTCAGACCCTGAAGAACAACACCGTGGGTCTGGCGAAGGCCGCGAAGATTTTCAACGTGCCGACGATCTACACCTCAGTTGAAACCGAAAGCTTCAGCGGCTTTATCTGGCCGGAGTTGCTGGCTGTTCACCCAGAGCAGAAGCCGATCGAGCGCACCTCGATGAACTCCTGGGAAGACAAGGCGCTGGTTGATGCGGTGAAAGCCACCGGCCGCAAGAAGCTGATCATTGCCGCGCTCTGGACTGAAGTCTGCCTGACCTTCCCGGCGCTGGAAGCCCTGGCTGAAGGCTACGAGGTGTACATCGTGACCGACGCGTCTGGCGGCACCACCAAAGAAGCTCACGACATGTCGGTGCAGCGGATGATTCAGGCAGGCGCGGTGCCGGTCACCTGGCAACAAGTGCTGCTGGAATACCAGCGTGACTGGGCACACAAAGACACTTACGAGGCGGTGATGGAACTGGTGCTGGAGCACAGCGGCGCGTATGGCATGGGCGTGGATTACGCCTACACCATGGTGCACAAGGCGCCGCAGCGTCAGGTCAAATAA
- a CDS encoding LysR family transcriptional regulator yields MDRIECMRAFVVTVGENGFAAAARAMDVPRSKVSKQIQALEEAIGVQLLQRTTRSLHLTEAGAEYFEAAREVLSALDEAEQRARDGIGELRGVLRVNAPMSFGLHRLGRLIPLFHEQHPNIELQLVLSDQQVDPVRGGFDVTIRIASMPDSTMIARQLAPAPRIMVASPAYLARAGIPRTPQDLRAHQCLNYGYLQSGVSLQLCNGKETQRVNVSGPLHANNGDLLAQAAEAGMGIALLPDFIVEGALAAGRLVPVLCEWQAPAITINAVYPSSRRVPQKTRAFIEFLVAQLAPN; encoded by the coding sequence GTGGATCGGATCGAATGCATGCGCGCCTTTGTCGTGACGGTTGGCGAGAACGGCTTCGCAGCTGCCGCTCGCGCGATGGACGTGCCGCGATCAAAGGTGAGTAAACAGATTCAGGCGTTGGAGGAAGCAATCGGCGTGCAATTACTGCAGCGCACTACGCGCAGCCTGCACTTGACCGAGGCTGGCGCCGAGTATTTCGAGGCGGCGCGGGAGGTGTTGTCCGCGCTGGACGAGGCCGAGCAGCGCGCTCGAGACGGCATCGGCGAGCTACGTGGGGTGTTGCGGGTGAATGCGCCGATGTCGTTCGGCCTGCATCGCCTTGGACGGTTGATTCCGCTGTTCCATGAGCAGCATCCGAACATCGAGCTTCAACTGGTGCTCAGCGATCAACAGGTCGATCCAGTGCGTGGCGGCTTCGATGTGACGATTCGCATCGCCAGCATGCCAGACTCGACCATGATCGCCCGGCAACTGGCACCGGCACCGCGGATCATGGTGGCCTCCCCCGCCTATCTGGCGCGTGCAGGCATACCGCGGACCCCGCAAGACTTGCGCGCGCATCAATGCCTGAATTACGGGTATCTGCAAAGCGGCGTGAGCCTGCAGTTGTGCAATGGCAAGGAGACGCAACGGGTCAACGTTTCCGGCCCGTTGCACGCCAACAACGGCGACTTGCTCGCTCAGGCCGCCGAAGCCGGGATGGGCATCGCCCTGTTGCCTGATTTCATTGTGGAAGGCGCGTTGGCGGCAGGCCGCCTGGTGCCGGTGCTGTGCGAGTGGCAGGCACCAGCGATTACCATCAACGCGGTTTACCCTTCCTCGCGTCGCGTACCGCAAAAGACCCGGGCGTTTATTGAGTTTCTGGTGGCGCAGTTGGCGCCGAATTAA
- a CDS encoding carboxylate/amino acid/amine transporter yields MGYLLFVTLIQAFSFSLIGEYLAGHVDSYFAVLVRVLLAGLVFIPLTRWRSVEPAFMRGMLLIGALQFGVTYVCLYLSFRVLTVPEVLLFTILTPLHVTLIEDALNRRFNPWALIAALVAVAGAAVIRYDRINPDFFMGFLLLQLANFTYAAGQVLYKHLVARHPSDLPHYRRFGYFYLGALAVALPAFLLFGKQNFLPEAPLQWGVLLFLGLVSTALGLYWWNKGACLVNGGTLAVMNNLHVPVGLLINLLIWNQHEELGRLLLGGSVILAAVWISRLGVRQPVIAH; encoded by the coding sequence ATGGGCTATCTACTTTTTGTCACGCTGATCCAGGCGTTTTCCTTCAGTTTGATCGGCGAGTACCTGGCCGGTCATGTCGACAGCTACTTCGCGGTGCTGGTGCGAGTGCTGCTGGCGGGGCTGGTGTTCATTCCGCTGACACGCTGGCGTTCGGTCGAGCCGGCATTCATGCGCGGGATGTTGTTGATCGGCGCGCTGCAGTTCGGTGTGACCTATGTCTGTTTGTATTTGAGCTTCCGCGTGCTGACGGTGCCGGAAGTGCTGCTGTTCACCATCCTCACGCCGCTGCACGTGACCCTGATCGAAGACGCACTGAACCGGCGCTTCAATCCGTGGGCCTTGATCGCGGCATTGGTGGCCGTGGCGGGTGCGGCAGTGATTCGCTACGACCGGATCAATCCGGACTTCTTCATGGGCTTTCTGTTGCTGCAACTGGCCAACTTCACCTATGCCGCCGGGCAGGTGCTCTATAAACATCTGGTGGCCCGCCATCCGAGCGATCTGCCGCATTATCGGCGATTCGGCTACTTCTATCTGGGCGCATTGGCGGTGGCGTTGCCGGCATTTCTGCTGTTCGGCAAACAGAACTTCCTGCCCGAAGCGCCGCTGCAATGGGGCGTGCTGCTGTTCCTCGGTCTGGTCTCGACCGCGCTGGGCTTGTACTGGTGGAACAAGGGCGCGTGCCTGGTGAATGGCGGGACGCTGGCGGTGATGAATAATCTGCATGTGCCGGTGGGGTTGCTGATCAATTTGCTGATCTGGAATCAGCATGAAGAGTTGGGGCGGTTGTTGTTGGGTGGATCGGTCATTCTGGCGGCGGTGTGGATCAGCCGGTTGGGTGTACGCCAACCCGTCATTGCACACTAA
- a CDS encoding FMN-dependent NADH-azoreductase, whose amino-acid sequence MSRVLIIESSARQQDSVSRQLTQTFISQWKAAHPADQITVRDLAVNPVPHLDINLLGGWMKPVEQRNEIEQASLERSNQLTDELLAADVLVMAAPMYNFAIPSTLKAWLDHVLRAGVTFKYTETGPQGLLSGKRAYVLTARGGIYAGSTADHQEPYLRQVMGFIGIHDVTFIHAEGMNLGGDFQEKGLNQANAKLAQVA is encoded by the coding sequence ATGTCCCGCGTTCTGATCATCGAAAGCAGCGCCCGTCAGCAAGACTCGGTTTCCCGCCAGCTGACCCAGACCTTCATCAGTCAGTGGAAAGCCGCACACCCGGCCGACCAGATCACCGTCCGTGACCTGGCCGTCAACCCGGTGCCGCACCTGGACATCAACCTGCTGGGCGGCTGGATGAAACCTGTCGAACAACGCAACGAGATCGAACAGGCCTCGCTGGAACGCTCCAACCAATTGACCGACGAACTGCTGGCCGCCGACGTGCTGGTGATGGCAGCGCCCATGTACAACTTCGCGATTCCGAGCACCCTGAAAGCCTGGCTCGACCATGTGCTGCGTGCCGGCGTGACCTTCAAATACACCGAAACCGGCCCGCAAGGCTTGCTCAGCGGCAAGCGTGCCTACGTGCTGACCGCTCGCGGCGGGATCTACGCCGGCAGCACCGCGGATCACCAGGAACCCTACCTGCGTCAGGTCATGGGCTTCATCGGCATCCACGACGTCACGTTCATTCACGCCGAAGGCATGAACCTGGGCGGCGACTTCCAGGAGAAAGGCCTGAACCAGGCCAACGCCAAACTGGCCCAGGTCGCCTGA
- a CDS encoding LysR family transcriptional regulator: MKAPRVTLDQWRTLQAVVDHGGFAQAAEVLHRSQSSVSYTVARMQDQLGVPLLRIDGRKAVLTEAGGVLLRRSRQLVKQASQLEDLAHHMEQGWEAEVRLVVDAAYPSARLVRALTAFMPQSRGCRVRLREEVLSGVEEVLLEGVADLAITSFSIPGYLGAELSDVEFIAVAHPEHALHRLNRELSFQDLESQMQVVIRDSGRQQPRDVGWLGAEQRWTVGSLATAATFVSSGLGFAWLPRHMIERELKEGTLKVLPLDQGGSRNPSFYLYSNKDKPLGPATQILIELLRTFDTAPLDAPFAAPEQA; the protein is encoded by the coding sequence ATGAAAGCGCCCCGCGTGACCCTTGATCAATGGCGAACGTTGCAGGCCGTGGTCGATCACGGCGGTTTCGCCCAGGCCGCCGAAGTGCTGCACCGTTCGCAATCGTCGGTCAGCTACACCGTAGCGCGCATGCAGGACCAACTCGGCGTACCGCTGTTGCGCATCGATGGCCGCAAAGCGGTGCTCACCGAGGCCGGCGGCGTGCTGCTGCGCCGCTCCCGGCAACTGGTGAAACAGGCCAGCCAACTTGAAGACCTGGCCCACCACATGGAACAAGGCTGGGAAGCGGAAGTACGGCTGGTGGTCGACGCCGCGTACCCGAGCGCCCGCCTCGTCCGCGCCTTGACCGCGTTCATGCCGCAAAGTCGCGGTTGCCGGGTGCGGCTGCGTGAAGAAGTGTTATCGGGGGTGGAAGAAGTATTGCTCGAAGGCGTGGCCGATCTGGCCATTACCAGTTTCAGTATTCCCGGCTACCTGGGCGCGGAGCTGAGCGATGTCGAATTCATCGCGGTCGCCCACCCCGAACATGCCCTGCATCGTCTGAATCGCGAGCTGAGCTTCCAGGACCTGGAAAGCCAGATGCAAGTGGTGATCCGCGACTCCGGCCGTCAGCAACCGCGAGATGTCGGCTGGCTCGGTGCCGAACAGCGCTGGACCGTTGGCAGCCTGGCCACTGCCGCGACCTTCGTCAGCAGCGGTCTGGGCTTCGCCTGGCTACCCCGGCACATGATCGAGCGCGAACTCAAGGAAGGCACGCTCAAAGTGCTACCGTTGGATCAGGGCGGAAGCCGCAACCCGAGTTTCTATCTGTATTCGAACAAGGACAAACCCTTGGGCCCGGCCACGCAGATTCTCATCGAACTGCTGCGCACCTTTGACACCGCGCCGCTGGATGCGCCCTTCGCCGCGCCCGAACAAGCCTGA
- a CDS encoding alpha/beta fold hydrolase, with product MAYFEHEGCNLHYEEYGHGTPLLLVHGLGSSTQDWEMQIPALAAHHRVIVPDVRGHGRSDKPRERYSIAGFSADLIALIEHLNLGPAHLVGLSMGGMIAFQLAVDQPQLLKSLCIVNSAPEVKRRSRNDYWQWFKRWSLMRVLSMGTIGKALGAKLFPKPEQASLRQKIAARWAKNDKHAYLASFDAIVGWGVQERLSRVSCPTLVVSADRDYTPVALKETYVKLLPDARLVVIADSRHATPLDQPERFNQTLLEFLTAVDTTTQDH from the coding sequence ATGGCCTATTTCGAACATGAAGGTTGCAACCTGCACTATGAGGAATATGGCCACGGCACTCCGTTGCTGCTGGTTCACGGGTTGGGCTCCAGCACCCAGGACTGGGAAATGCAGATCCCGGCGCTCGCCGCCCACCATCGGGTGATCGTGCCGGATGTGCGCGGCCACGGGCGCTCCGACAAACCCCGCGAGCGCTACAGCATCGCCGGGTTCAGCGCCGACCTGATCGCGCTGATCGAACACTTGAACCTTGGCCCTGCACATCTTGTGGGGCTTTCGATGGGTGGCATGATCGCTTTTCAACTGGCGGTGGACCAGCCGCAACTGCTCAAGAGCCTGTGCATCGTCAACAGCGCGCCCGAGGTCAAACGGCGCAGCCGCAACGATTATTGGCAGTGGTTCAAACGCTGGAGCCTGATGCGCGTACTGAGCATGGGCACCATCGGCAAGGCCCTGGGCGCCAAACTGTTTCCCAAGCCGGAACAAGCTTCGTTACGACAAAAAATAGCGGCGCGCTGGGCAAAAAACGACAAACATGCTTATCTCGCCAGCTTCGATGCCATCGTTGGCTGGGGGGTTCAGGAACGACTTTCCAGGGTTTCCTGTCCAACCCTCGTCGTCAGCGCCGACCGTGACTACACCCCGGTCGCGCTGAAAGAAACCTATGTAAAACTGCTGCCCGATGCGCGGCTGGTGGTGATCGCCGATTCGCGCCACGCCACCCCGCTGGATCAACCCGAACGCTTCAACCAAACGCTGCTCGAGTTTCTCACCGCAGTCGACACCACCACTCAGGATCACTGA
- a CDS encoding peptidylprolyl isomerase A, with translation MLKKIALVAGSVLFAANLMAATPAKAPHVLLETTNGQIEIELDPVKAPISTKNFLEYVDSGFYNNTIFHRVIPGFMAQGGGFTAQMQQKETKAPIKNEASNGLHNVRGTLSMARTSNPDSATSQFFINVADNAFLDPGRDAGYAVFAKVVKGMDVVDIIVNSQTTTKQGMQNVPVDPVLIKSAKRID, from the coding sequence ATGCTGAAAAAAATCGCCCTCGTCGCCGGCTCCGTTCTGTTTGCCGCCAACCTGATGGCCGCTACGCCGGCCAAGGCACCCCACGTGCTGCTGGAGACCACCAACGGCCAGATCGAAATCGAACTGGACCCGGTCAAGGCGCCGATCAGTACCAAGAACTTCCTTGAGTACGTCGACAGTGGCTTCTACAACAACACGATTTTTCACCGTGTGATTCCAGGTTTCATGGCTCAGGGCGGTGGTTTCACTGCACAGATGCAACAGAAGGAAACCAAGGCACCGATCAAAAACGAAGCCAGCAACGGCCTGCATAACGTGCGTGGCACGCTGTCGATGGCGCGTACTTCAAACCCGGATTCGGCCACCAGCCAGTTCTTCATCAACGTGGCCGATAACGCCTTCCTCGATCCGGGTCGCGACGCCGGTTACGCCGTCTTCGCCAAAGTGGTCAAGGGCATGGACGTGGTGGACATCATCGTCAACTCTCAGACCACCACCAAACAAGGCATGCAGAACGTGCCTGTCGACCCGGTGCTGATCAAGTCGGCCAAGCGCATCGACTGA